One region of Mesobacillus boroniphilus genomic DNA includes:
- a CDS encoding class I SAM-dependent methyltransferase encodes MDAVKQNSLAWDKKVESESVYTKAVSREIIEKSKAGEWKVTVTTGKPVPRNWFPQSMAGLKVLCLASGGGQQGPVLAAAGADVTVVDISKKQLGQDEFVARRDALHLSTLQCSMTDLSAFNDEEFDMIIHPVANVFVEDISPVWKEASRVLKNKGTLISGFTNPLLFIFDDEEDMKGNLVVKNKIPGSSMDYLTEHQKEEYIKSGNTIEFFHTLEDQIQGQVDAGFVIAGLYEDDFGGRRPLDEYIKCFVATKAVKIKL; translated from the coding sequence ATGGATGCAGTTAAACAAAATAGTCTTGCATGGGACAAAAAGGTTGAAAGTGAATCAGTATATACCAAGGCAGTTTCTAGAGAAATTATTGAAAAAAGCAAAGCAGGTGAATGGAAAGTTACCGTGACAACTGGAAAACCGGTCCCAAGAAACTGGTTTCCGCAATCAATGGCAGGATTGAAAGTTCTTTGTCTTGCTTCGGGGGGAGGACAGCAGGGGCCTGTTCTGGCTGCGGCGGGAGCTGATGTGACAGTTGTTGATATTTCAAAAAAACAGCTGGGGCAGGATGAGTTTGTCGCCAGAAGAGATGCACTTCATTTAAGTACCTTACAATGCAGTATGACAGATCTGTCGGCGTTCAATGATGAGGAATTTGACATGATCATCCACCCGGTGGCTAATGTATTCGTCGAAGACATTTCCCCGGTGTGGAAGGAAGCATCAAGAGTTTTGAAGAACAAAGGAACGCTTATATCCGGTTTTACAAATCCTCTCTTATTCATCTTTGATGACGAAGAAGACATGAAAGGGAATCTCGTGGTGAAGAATAAAATTCCCGGTTCATCAATGGATTACCTGACAGAGCATCAAAAAGAGGAATATATTAAATCAGGCAATACAATCGAATTCTTCCATACATTAGAAGACCAGATACAGGGGCAAGTCGATGCGGGATTTGTCATCGCTGGATTGTACGAAGACGATTTCGGCGGCAGAAGGCCACTGGATGAATATATTAAATGTTTTGTCGCAACAAAAGCAGTTAAAATAAAGCTCTGA
- a CDS encoding SDR family NAD(P)-dependent oxidoreductase, translating into MRLGNKTAIITGASSGIGRATALRFAAEGAQLVIADVNCDGGRETAQLIEQQGGKALFIETNVSDSNQMKELISATVETYGKLDILFNNAGIGNPDVRSIDLEEEDWDRVIDINLKGVFLGIKYAVPELKKAGGGAIINTSSLLGIKGQKYLAAYNASKAGVILLTKNASLEYGKDCIRVNAIAPGVIDTQIIEGWKNDERKWPLISRANALGRIGTPDEVANAVLFLASDEASFITGATLSVDGGGLTF; encoded by the coding sequence ATGAGATTAGGAAACAAGACGGCAATCATTACTGGCGCTTCCAGCGGAATAGGACGTGCAACTGCACTTCGCTTTGCAGCTGAAGGAGCTCAGCTTGTGATCGCAGATGTAAACTGTGATGGCGGGCGAGAGACAGCTCAGCTTATTGAACAACAGGGAGGCAAAGCTCTTTTTATTGAGACAAATGTAAGCGATTCCAATCAGATGAAAGAACTCATTTCTGCAACTGTTGAAACCTACGGGAAGCTAGATATTCTCTTTAATAACGCAGGCATAGGCAATCCGGACGTTAGGAGCATTGATCTCGAGGAAGAGGATTGGGACCGGGTCATTGATATAAATCTTAAAGGCGTTTTTCTCGGAATTAAGTATGCTGTTCCAGAACTGAAAAAGGCTGGTGGAGGAGCAATCATCAATACTTCAAGCTTGCTTGGGATCAAGGGTCAAAAATATCTTGCAGCTTACAACGCATCCAAGGCTGGCGTCATCCTGCTGACCAAAAATGCTTCGTTAGAATACGGCAAGGACTGTATCCGTGTAAATGCAATTGCCCCGGGTGTTATCGATACGCAGATTATAGAAGGCTGGAAAAATGATGAGCGGAAATGGCCCCTCATTTCGAGGGCTAATGCTTTAGGCAGAATCGGAACACCTGATGAAGTCGCTAATGCGGTCCTATTCCTTGCCTCCGATGAAGCTTCTTTTATTACTGGTGCCACTTTGTCAGTCGACGGCGGTGGACTGACATTTTAG
- a CDS encoding long-chain-fatty-acid--CoA ligase has translation MSEKNAWLSKYPDSIASTINIPEKSLPQMLRESAEKYPHNNALSFYGRKVTYEQLSQAVTHFASALQNRGMEAGDRVAIMLPNCPQYIISYFGILTTGAIVTQVNPMSVERELEYILNDSGAETIVVFDALYAKVKSVQASTNLRNIIVVSLQPSGHEFVPDTKFEVFLSESSGRTSVVDVDPAEDVAVLQYTGGTTGRSKGAMLTHRNLLANVLQSHEFFKNDIKPGQERSLTVIPLFHVFGMTACMNLSIYTGAEIILLPRFDLEEVLNTIKNEQPTMFPGVPTMYVAITNHPKAEEYGIGSIEICNSGSAPMPVELLKEFERKTGSKILEGYGLSEASPTTHCNPSFAERKAGSVGIGMPSTEYKIVDLATGTEEVPAGEMGEVIIKGPQVMKGYWNMPEETANTLRNGWLYTGDIAKVDEEGYLYIVDRKKDLIIASGYNIYPRDIEEVLYEHPAVQEAVVIGVPDEYRGEAVKAVIVLKAEKEADEAQIKEFCRQNMAAYKIPNVVEFREQLPKTSVGKILRRALREEVKSK, from the coding sequence ATGAGCGAGAAAAATGCCTGGCTTTCCAAGTATCCTGACTCCATTGCATCCACGATCAATATTCCAGAAAAATCTTTGCCGCAAATGCTTCGAGAATCAGCAGAGAAGTATCCTCATAACAATGCTTTATCCTTCTATGGCAGAAAAGTCACCTATGAACAATTGTCCCAGGCTGTGACACATTTTGCTTCAGCACTGCAAAACAGAGGAATGGAGGCTGGAGACAGGGTTGCCATCATGCTTCCGAACTGCCCTCAATATATAATTTCATATTTTGGTATATTGACCACAGGAGCAATTGTCACCCAGGTTAATCCAATGTCCGTTGAAAGGGAGCTTGAATATATCCTCAATGATTCAGGTGCGGAGACCATTGTTGTATTTGATGCGCTATATGCCAAAGTTAAAAGTGTTCAGGCATCAACCAACCTTAGAAACATCATCGTTGTCAGTCTCCAGCCTTCTGGACATGAGTTTGTCCCAGATACAAAATTTGAAGTGTTTTTATCAGAAAGCAGCGGCAGGACATCAGTGGTGGATGTTGATCCTGCCGAGGATGTCGCTGTGCTGCAGTACACAGGCGGGACGACAGGAAGATCCAAGGGAGCGATGCTGACCCATCGGAATCTACTTGCCAATGTCCTGCAATCCCATGAATTTTTCAAGAATGACATAAAACCTGGACAAGAACGCTCGTTGACTGTAATCCCTCTGTTCCACGTATTTGGAATGACGGCCTGTATGAATCTATCAATCTATACAGGGGCAGAAATTATTTTGCTGCCGCGCTTTGACCTGGAAGAGGTGTTGAATACGATTAAAAATGAGCAGCCAACTATGTTCCCGGGGGTCCCGACGATGTATGTCGCGATTACGAACCATCCAAAGGCAGAGGAGTATGGAATCGGCAGCATTGAAATTTGCAACAGCGGGAGCGCGCCAATGCCTGTAGAGCTATTAAAGGAATTCGAGAGAAAAACCGGTTCTAAGATTCTGGAAGGCTATGGCCTCTCGGAAGCATCTCCTACTACACACTGCAACCCAAGCTTTGCGGAAAGAAAAGCTGGCAGTGTCGGCATCGGCATGCCGTCAACAGAATACAAAATTGTCGACCTGGCAACAGGAACAGAAGAAGTACCAGCCGGAGAAATGGGCGAAGTAATCATCAAAGGCCCACAGGTTATGAAGGGCTACTGGAATATGCCAGAAGAGACGGCAAACACATTGAGGAATGGGTGGCTTTATACCGGAGATATCGCGAAGGTTGATGAAGAAGGATATCTATATATTGTCGACCGAAAAAAAGACTTGATTATCGCGAGCGGCTACAATATTTACCCACGTGATATTGAGGAAGTATTATATGAACACCCAGCTGTACAAGAGGCCGTTGTCATTGGCGTACCGGATGAATATCGTGGTGAGGCAGTCAAAGCAGTGATCGTGCTAAAAGCCGAAAAGGAAGCAGATGAAGCTCAGATCAAGGAATTTTGCCGACAAAATATGGCTGCATACAAGATTCCAAACGTGGTCGAATTCCGTGAACAACTGCCAAAGACAAGTGTGGGGAAGATTTTACGGAGAGCCCTGAGAGAAGAAGTAAAAAGTAAATAA
- a CDS encoding TetR/AcrR family transcriptional regulator, whose amino-acid sequence MKEKITAHSIKLFEKKGFSETSIQDIVDSLGVTKGSFYYYFSSKEELLMDIHLRYIDELLGRQEEILSEPTTSKQKLFDIVYMLISSIKSKGASAKIFFREMRHLSDDRLAQIVEKRDQFRLNVELLIRKGIDSGEFRKDLNPIIVTFGILGAANWSYQWFNPLGKVSDREVAEIFVEMILKGIEVN is encoded by the coding sequence GTGAAAGAAAAAATAACAGCACACAGCATTAAATTATTTGAGAAAAAAGGCTTCAGCGAGACATCTATCCAGGATATCGTTGACTCTCTTGGTGTGACAAAAGGTTCATTTTATTATTACTTTTCCAGCAAAGAAGAATTACTGATGGATATACATCTCAGATATATTGACGAGTTATTAGGCCGTCAGGAAGAAATTCTCTCAGAACCGACAACAAGCAAGCAAAAATTGTTCGATATCGTTTATATGCTAATTAGCAGCATCAAATCCAAAGGGGCATCTGCAAAAATCTTTTTCAGGGAAATGCGTCACTTGAGTGATGACAGATTGGCACAAATTGTCGAGAAGCGGGACCAATTCAGACTGAACGTGGAACTGCTGATTCGCAAGGGAATTGACAGTGGCGAATTCCGAAAGGATTTGAATCCCATCATCGTTACATTCGGGATACTCGGTGCTGCAAACTGGAGCTACCAGTGGTTCAATCCACTAGGAAAGGTTTCTGATCGGGAAGTAGCCGAGATTTTTGTCGAGATGATCCTAAAGGGAATCGAAGTCAATTGA
- a CDS encoding acyl-CoA thioesterase codes for MQEIQVQARFGETDALGHINNTSYFVYLEEARIRFFELLGYSMELNDWKFILASTKCDFVSQGYFDQLLTVKTYVSRIGSKSFQLEHDIVCSQTQQLIAKGNAIIVYYNFANQKSEALPELLKEGLKSYLLPV; via the coding sequence ATGCAGGAAATCCAGGTTCAAGCCAGATTTGGCGAGACGGACGCATTAGGACATATTAACAATACCAGTTATTTTGTCTATCTGGAGGAAGCAAGGATCCGTTTTTTTGAGTTATTAGGCTACAGCATGGAATTGAATGACTGGAAATTCATTTTAGCTTCTACGAAATGTGATTTTGTCAGCCAGGGTTATTTCGACCAGCTATTAACTGTAAAAACTTATGTATCAAGAATTGGTTCAAAAAGCTTCCAGCTTGAACATGACATTGTTTGCTCGCAAACCCAGCAATTGATTGCAAAGGGAAACGCAATAATTGTTTACTATAATTTTGCAAACCAAAAGAGTGAGGCTTTGCCCGAATTGCTGAAAGAAGGACTGAAAAGCTATTTATTGCCCGTTTAA
- a CDS encoding SDR family NAD(P)-dependent oxidoreductase encodes MRFAETVVLVTGAGSGIGKAAAARFASEGAKVILVGRTKSKLERAAKEINEYHKLPRAEIFPADVTDEEDIKELAEYVEEQFGELHVLVNNAGGSVHSKILDTSASDWDFVQNTNLKSVFLVSKTLGKLMAQSAEKEGGYPQNSSIVNVASLSGHQAGAHIPHYSAAKAGVINFTKALALELSPFGIRVNSVSPGFVETPLTEQGMKNEQFVKAIRKNTALRRAGNPDEIANVIAFVASREASYMTGSDILVDGGWLIK; translated from the coding sequence ATGAGATTCGCAGAAACGGTTGTTCTTGTTACAGGAGCCGGGAGCGGAATCGGAAAAGCGGCCGCTGCCCGGTTTGCCAGCGAAGGCGCAAAAGTAATATTGGTGGGGCGTACGAAATCTAAGCTTGAGAGAGCGGCAAAAGAAATAAATGAATACCATAAGCTTCCCAGGGCTGAAATCTTTCCAGCTGATGTAACCGATGAGGAAGATATTAAGGAGTTAGCAGAATACGTGGAGGAGCAATTTGGCGAATTGCATGTACTAGTCAATAATGCTGGCGGTTCGGTCCACTCAAAAATCCTGGACACCTCAGCCAGTGATTGGGACTTTGTACAAAATACAAATTTAAAAAGTGTTTTCCTGGTCTCGAAAACGCTAGGAAAGCTAATGGCACAAAGTGCAGAGAAGGAAGGAGGTTATCCTCAAAATAGTTCGATCGTGAATGTAGCCAGTTTATCCGGACACCAGGCAGGAGCCCATATCCCCCATTATAGCGCAGCCAAAGCTGGTGTCATCAATTTTACAAAAGCATTGGCATTGGAATTGTCCCCATTCGGGATCAGGGTCAATTCAGTATCACCTGGCTTCGTGGAAACTCCACTGACTGAGCAGGGTATGAAGAATGAACAATTTGTAAAAGCAATCAGAAAAAATACTGCCCTAAGGCGCGCTGGCAATCCAGATGAAATTGCGAATGTGATTGCTTTTGTCGCTTCACGAGAAGCTTCCTACATGACGGGTTCTGACATTCTCGTTGATGGTGGCTGGTTGATTAAATAA
- a CDS encoding enoyl-CoA hydratase/isomerase family protein yields MTNVKTSDHLVINKNGAVLSLTLNRPESLNAFSPEMILTLTDALREAQNDPEVKVIVLSGAGRSFSAGGDVKTMGQANATGVYDHIGRLNECILAMKALEKPIIAAVHGFAAGAGFNLALACDLIVSADDSKFALSFSQVGLVSDGGGSYFVPRLIGPHLAKQFMFTAEPIPAERLYQLGVINFLVPAAKLQDETLKLAVQLANGPTRAYGMIKKLVDHSMTASLEEILEQERITQTMMVSTEDHQEGIAAFKEKRKPNFTGN; encoded by the coding sequence TTGACGAATGTTAAGACGAGTGACCACTTGGTCATTAACAAAAATGGAGCAGTGCTTTCCTTGACCTTAAACAGACCCGAAAGCTTGAATGCCTTCAGCCCGGAAATGATTCTTACATTGACGGATGCATTGAGAGAAGCACAGAACGACCCGGAGGTAAAGGTAATCGTTTTGTCCGGGGCAGGCCGATCGTTCAGTGCTGGTGGCGATGTAAAAACGATGGGCCAGGCAAACGCGACCGGTGTTTATGACCATATTGGCAGACTGAATGAGTGTATCCTTGCAATGAAAGCTTTAGAGAAGCCAATCATTGCAGCTGTTCATGGTTTTGCTGCTGGGGCAGGCTTCAACCTTGCGCTTGCTTGTGACTTGATTGTATCTGCTGATGACAGTAAATTTGCGCTGAGTTTCTCGCAGGTAGGCCTTGTCTCTGATGGCGGGGGTTCTTATTTTGTCCCAAGACTCATAGGTCCACATCTCGCAAAGCAATTCATGTTCACTGCAGAACCAATTCCGGCAGAGCGTTTATACCAGCTCGGAGTCATAAACTTTCTCGTGCCTGCAGCAAAGTTACAGGATGAGACACTTAAGCTCGCCGTTCAGCTGGCAAATGGGCCGACTAGAGCATATGGAATGATTAAGAAGCTGGTCGACCATTCAATGACAGCAAGCCTGGAAGAAATTCTTGAGCAGGAAAGGATTACACAGACAATGATGGTATCCACGGAAGATCATCAAGAAGGCATTGCAGCCTTTAAAGAAAAAAGAAAACCAAACTTTACAGGCAACTAA
- a CDS encoding quinone oxidoreductase family protein, with amino-acid sequence MKAIQLKEFGGPEVLQLVELERQVPTGHQVLIEVHAIGVNYADTARREGQYVVPTKLPFIPGAEIAGVVVETGESVTNVQPGDRIVTLIESGGYAEFALADSRGLIPLQDNMGFEQAVALPLQGLSAYHILKTMGRLEKGETVLIHAAAGGVGTLAVQLAKLSGASKVIATASTEDKLALAAEMGADVLVNYAEQGWEEKVLEATGGKGVDVALEMAGGEIFNKTLKCLATFGRLVIYGVASGEQSRFYPSSLMARNQSVIGFFLPQIMRKPALIQSSMAEMLEYLSKGQLKLTIGGVYSLEQAAEVHRLLQSRQTKGKLILKP; translated from the coding sequence ATGAAAGCTATTCAATTGAAAGAATTTGGCGGTCCAGAGGTACTCCAATTAGTAGAGTTGGAGCGCCAAGTTCCTACAGGTCATCAAGTATTAATTGAAGTCCATGCGATCGGTGTTAATTATGCGGACACAGCAAGAAGAGAAGGACAGTATGTGGTTCCTACTAAACTCCCGTTTATCCCTGGAGCAGAAATTGCGGGAGTTGTAGTCGAAACAGGAGAATCTGTAACAAATGTCCAGCCAGGTGACCGGATCGTTACCTTGATTGAATCAGGAGGTTACGCTGAATTTGCCCTGGCAGATAGCCGCGGGCTGATTCCTTTGCAGGATAATATGGGATTTGAGCAAGCAGTCGCACTCCCGCTTCAAGGTCTGAGCGCTTATCACATCCTGAAAACGATGGGACGTCTGGAAAAAGGTGAAACCGTGTTAATCCATGCAGCTGCTGGAGGAGTAGGCACCCTGGCTGTCCAACTAGCCAAGCTATCAGGCGCAAGCAAAGTCATAGCGACTGCTAGCACAGAGGATAAACTTGCATTGGCCGCTGAAATGGGGGCGGATGTACTTGTGAATTACGCTGAACAAGGATGGGAGGAAAAGGTCCTGGAAGCCACCGGCGGCAAAGGGGTCGATGTCGCACTCGAAATGGCAGGGGGCGAAATTTTCAATAAAACTTTGAAATGTCTTGCCACATTTGGGCGGCTGGTTATTTATGGAGTTGCCAGCGGCGAGCAGAGCCGCTTTTATCCATCATCTTTGATGGCCAGGAACCAGTCTGTCATTGGGTTTTTCCTGCCTCAAATCATGAGGAAGCCAGCGTTGATTCAATCTAGCATGGCTGAAATGCTGGAGTATTTATCGAAGGGGCAATTAAAACTGACAATCGGTGGCGTATACTCGCTCGAGCAGGCAGCAGAAGTCCATCGACTTTTGCAATCACGGCAGACGAAGGGAAAGTTGATTCTAAAACCTTAA
- a CDS encoding phosphotriesterase family protein, which translates to MATINTVTGPIKAEQLGKTLIHEHFIFGYPGFHGDVTLGGFNEESALKEAINIARYIQSFGVKTVVDPTPNECGRNPEFLKKISEATGLQIICATGYYYEGEGATPYFKFRQALGTAEEEIYEMFKKELTEGIAGSGVKPGVIKLASSKDEITEYEKMFFRAGARVQQETGAVILTHTQEGTMGPEQVRLLIEHGADPGKIIIGHMCGNTDPEYHKQVLDQGVRIGLDRFGIQGMVGAPFDHERVQTLLALLNEGYEDQILLAHDTVNIWLGRPPVMPEQAAKIMENWQPGHIFTNILPQLRENGVSETQIDKMLGGNAVGLFTGAPAKIVS; encoded by the coding sequence ATGGCAACGATTAATACGGTAACTGGTCCTATTAAAGCGGAGCAATTAGGGAAGACGCTGATTCATGAACACTTTATTTTTGGATATCCTGGTTTCCATGGGGATGTGACATTGGGTGGATTTAATGAAGAATCAGCTTTGAAAGAGGCAATCAACATTGCCAGGTACATTCAGAGTTTTGGTGTGAAGACAGTCGTTGATCCTACACCAAATGAATGTGGAAGGAACCCGGAATTTTTAAAGAAAATCTCGGAAGCTACGGGTCTCCAGATTATTTGTGCCACCGGTTACTATTACGAGGGTGAAGGGGCAACCCCTTATTTTAAGTTCAGGCAGGCATTAGGCACAGCGGAAGAAGAGATTTATGAAATGTTCAAGAAAGAGCTCACCGAGGGTATCGCAGGTTCCGGTGTAAAACCTGGGGTTATCAAGTTGGCGTCCAGCAAAGATGAAATCACAGAGTATGAAAAGATGTTTTTCCGTGCGGGCGCCCGTGTACAACAGGAAACTGGCGCAGTAATCCTCACCCACACCCAGGAAGGAACAATGGGACCTGAACAAGTCAGATTACTGATTGAACACGGAGCAGATCCTGGAAAAATCATCATCGGCCATATGTGTGGAAATACCGACCCCGAATATCATAAGCAAGTTCTGGACCAGGGCGTTCGGATTGGCCTGGATCGTTTCGGCATCCAGGGTATGGTAGGTGCACCTTTTGACCATGAACGGGTACAGACTCTGCTGGCTTTACTAAATGAAGGCTACGAAGATCAAATTCTACTGGCACATGATACAGTGAATATCTGGCTCGGCCGCCCGCCTGTTATGCCAGAACAAGCAGCGAAGATCATGGAGAACTGGCAGCCAGGCCATATTTTTACCAATATTCTTCCACAGCTTAGGGAAAACGGAGTGTCTGAAACACAAATTGATAAGATGCTCGGCGGAAATGCAGTTGGACTTTTCACTGGAGCTCCTGCGAAGATAGTTTCCTAG
- a CDS encoding MBL fold metallo-hydrolase: MVVVYAVLGETATLVDAGNPGEKSFYQLKSLLKDQKLSFKDFDHIILTHMHTDHSGGVSLIQQEAGLPVYVHDLARPVVTGGETEFNRINQFFNDFIMRCGADPSVHQHARRYKEEIWRDVHYVSEGDDVYIGGKPYMVVHVPGHSQTDILLIDEQKGITFVGDHIIPELAVNAFIEPPLPGNNHRPAPLIQYRESLIRSRGRQLGKCYSGHGKPFTQHIELIDKRLAQQDARCQQIEQVLKERDKNVYEICQEVYPHLKGGIVFLGLSQIQGHLDLMEARNEVMKVERGSIFYYKLI, translated from the coding sequence ATTGTTGTCGTTTATGCCGTTCTTGGTGAAACTGCAACACTTGTGGATGCCGGGAATCCAGGCGAGAAATCCTTTTACCAGCTTAAATCTCTGTTAAAAGACCAAAAACTCAGTTTTAAAGACTTTGACCACATCATTTTGACCCATATGCATACGGACCATTCCGGTGGAGTCAGCCTGATTCAACAGGAAGCCGGCCTTCCCGTATATGTACATGACCTTGCCAGGCCTGTGGTTACTGGGGGAGAAACAGAATTTAATAGAATCAATCAATTTTTTAATGATTTTATCATGCGATGTGGTGCTGACCCTTCCGTTCATCAGCATGCGCGCAGATACAAAGAGGAAATTTGGCGTGATGTCCATTATGTAAGTGAAGGTGATGATGTATACATAGGTGGAAAACCTTATATGGTAGTCCATGTTCCCGGCCATAGCCAGACGGATATTCTTCTGATAGACGAACAAAAGGGTATTACATTTGTCGGTGATCATATAATCCCGGAGCTGGCGGTCAACGCCTTTATTGAACCTCCATTGCCAGGAAATAACCATCGTCCGGCTCCCTTGATCCAATATAGGGAATCACTGATCCGCTCAAGAGGCAGACAACTCGGAAAATGTTATTCAGGACATGGAAAACCCTTCACACAGCACATTGAGCTCATTGATAAAAGATTAGCTCAGCAGGATGCACGCTGCCAGCAAATTGAGCAGGTTTTAAAAGAGCGTGATAAAAATGTTTACGAGATTTGCCAGGAGGTCTACCCACACTTAAAGGGTGGAATCGTTTTTCTTGGACTCTCCCAAATACAGGGTCATCTTGATTTGATGGAAGCACGAAATGAGGTGATGAAAGTGGAAAGAGGTTCAATTTTTTATTATAAGCTGATCTGA
- a CDS encoding class I adenylate-forming enzyme family protein, whose product MKLKELLENNINKYGEYPFIYYNDKQYTNIETRKYADQIANGLHKLGVGKGDRVVVCMPNNPEVIFSYQGITRSGAVIVPIMFTLHPKEIQYIIKNCEAKVIISSSYTAENIKKAIEVLEVKPTLVVTDLPGSDDVINLYDLMSMESADTDDDSNENETSVILYTSGTTGNPKGVLLTHKNLYTNAVNSAAHNETERGVTIGVLPLAHVYGLTISNTCYITGSSVVVFSKFDPEEIFKAIETYKVKAFSAVPAMIHAMVGSPKADQYNTSSLEWIGSGSAPLPIALLNGFSKKFGAKVFEGYGLSEAAPIVTAHNKKIEIKPGSVGIPLPGVNIKIVDHLGREVPVGEVGELIVSGDNVTPGYYQNSAETNRVIKMGWLFTGDMARVDHEGYLYIVDRKKDLVIRGGFNVYPRDIEELLNAHESVSEAAVVGVPDERMGEEIVGCVVKKPGATPTEEELIYYCQDNLAKNKTPKRIVFMEALPRNGVGKILKTRLRETAANIIAK is encoded by the coding sequence ATGAAGCTGAAAGAGCTGCTTGAAAATAATATCAATAAATATGGTGAATATCCATTTATCTATTATAACGATAAACAGTATACCAATATAGAAACCAGGAAATATGCTGACCAGATTGCGAATGGCCTCCATAAGCTCGGAGTGGGAAAGGGCGACCGGGTTGTCGTCTGTATGCCAAATAACCCTGAAGTGATATTTTCCTATCAAGGCATTACCAGGAGTGGCGCAGTCATTGTTCCAATCATGTTCACCCTGCATCCAAAAGAAATTCAGTACATCATCAAAAATTGCGAAGCCAAAGTTATCATTTCCTCTTCCTATACAGCAGAAAATATAAAAAAGGCTATTGAAGTCCTGGAAGTCAAACCAACCCTGGTAGTGACTGATCTTCCCGGCAGTGATGATGTGATAAACCTCTATGATCTGATGTCTATGGAATCAGCTGACACCGATGATGATTCTAATGAAAACGAAACCTCTGTGATTTTATACACCTCAGGAACGACTGGAAATCCGAAAGGCGTTCTATTGACCCACAAAAATCTCTACACCAATGCAGTCAACTCCGCAGCCCATAATGAAACCGAAAGAGGCGTTACGATTGGCGTCCTTCCGTTAGCGCATGTATACGGGCTTACGATATCGAATACATGCTATATAACGGGAAGTTCAGTTGTTGTTTTTTCCAAGTTTGACCCAGAAGAAATTTTCAAAGCTATTGAGACCTATAAAGTAAAAGCATTCTCCGCAGTGCCTGCTATGATCCATGCAATGGTTGGCAGCCCAAAAGCCGACCAATATAATACATCCTCCCTTGAGTGGATTGGCTCAGGGTCCGCACCGCTGCCTATTGCTCTCCTGAACGGTTTTAGCAAGAAATTCGGCGCGAAAGTGTTTGAGGGTTATGGATTATCAGAAGCAGCTCCAATCGTTACTGCTCATAATAAAAAAATTGAAATAAAACCAGGTTCAGTCGGAATACCGCTTCCAGGGGTCAACATAAAAATAGTGGATCATCTGGGCAGGGAAGTCCCCGTAGGAGAAGTTGGGGAACTGATCGTTTCTGGTGACAATGTTACTCCTGGATACTACCAGAATAGTGCAGAAACAAACCGTGTCATAAAGATGGGCTGGCTGTTTACAGGTGATATGGCCAGAGTTGATCACGAAGGCTATCTCTATATTGTCGATAGGAAGAAGGATTTGGTAATCAGGGGTGGTTTTAATGTATACCCCCGTGATATTGAAGAGCTGCTGAACGCCCATGAATCTGTTTCAGAAGCAGCTGTCGTTGGAGTCCCTGATGAACGGATGGGTGAGGAAATCGTTGGCTGTGTCGTGAAAAAACCGGGAGCAACTCCAACAGAAGAAGAACTGATCTATTACTGCCAGGACAATCTAGCCAAAAACAAAACACCGAAACGCATTGTTTTTATGGAAGCTTTGCCACGGAATGGTGTCGGCAAAATCCTGAAAACTCGTTTAAGAGAAACAGCTGCTAATATCATCGCAAAATGA